One stretch of Prunus persica cultivar Lovell chromosome G1, Prunus_persica_NCBIv2, whole genome shotgun sequence DNA includes these proteins:
- the LOC18790531 gene encoding uncharacterized protein LOC18790531, translated as MAFRRAPCVHLGVILQLVMRSTQTSTRCPQPYFRPFHGIVRPLLSLNPSATDPNGNDAQSKPFTRKKRLQVFQSNLPLQSKYQVKISVCSLEREKKLKQGREGKRTMGSVRSWEETVRKAEKLVEEAMKDNDASHDAAHVWRVRDLALSLALEEQGLSLLSSNSNTMQIVELAALLHDIGDYKYLRDPSEEKIVENFLDEEGIEESTKMKILKIIKGMGFKDELAGSANNDLPPEFGVVQDADRLDAIGAIGIARCFTFGGSRNRVLHDPNIQPRSDLSKEKYMKKDEQTTVNHFHEKLLKLKSLMKTKAGQKRAERRHKFMEEFLVEFYEEWDGRA; from the exons ATGGCATTTCGTCGTGCACCTTGCGTGCATCTTGGGGTCATCTTGCAGCTAGTCATGCGGTCTACTCAgacctccactcgctgtccaCAGCCATATTTCCGGCCATTTCATGGGATCGTGCGACCCCTCTTGTCCCTTAATCCGTCCGCCACTGATCCTAATGGCAATGACGCGCAGAGCAAGCCCTTTACTAGAAAAAAAAGGCTGCAAGTCTTCCAGTCAAATCTTCCACTCCAATCCAAATACCAAGTAAAGATTAGTGTCTGCtctctagagagagagaagaaattaaagcagggaagggaagggaagAGAACGATGGGGTCAGTGAGATCATGGGAAGAGACGGTGAGAAAGGCAGAGAAGCTGGTGGAGGAAGCCATGAAAGACAATGATGCATCCCACGACGCAGCTCACGTCTGGAGGGTCAGAGACctcgctctctctcttgccCTTGAAGAACAAGGCCTCTCCCTCCTCTCCTCCAATTCCAACACCATGCAAATT GTCGAACTTGCTGCACTTCTCCATGATATAG GTGATTATAAGTATTTGAg AGATCCCTCAGAGGAAAAAATTGTCGAAAACTTTCTTGACGAGGAGGGCATAGAAGAGAGTACCAAAATGAAGATTTTAAAGATCATTAAGGGAATGG GTTTCAAAGATGAGCTTGCAGGGTCTGCAAATAATGATCTTCCTCCAGAATTTGGGGTTGTACAAGATGCTGACCGTCTCGATGCAATTGGTGCTATTG GAATTGCTCGTTGCTTTACTTTTGGTGGAAGTAGAAACAGAGTGCTACATGATCCTAACATTCAGCCACGATCTGATTTATCCAAGGAAAAGTACATGAAAAAAGATGAGCAGACTACTGTGAATCACTTTCACGAGAAGCTTCTTAAGCTAAAGTCATTGATGAAAACAAAG GCTGGGCAAAAGAGAGCTGAGAGAAGGCACAAGTTCATGGAGGAGTTTCTTGTGGAGTTCTATGAAGAGTGGGATGGGAGAGCTTGA
- the LOC18789779 gene encoding uncharacterized protein LOC18789779 has translation MGSVGSWEETVRKAEKLVEEAMKDNDASRDAAHVWRVRDLALSLAREEQGLSLLSSNSNTMQIVELAALLHDIGDYKYLRDPSEEKIVENFLDEEGIEESTKMKILKIIKGMGFKDELAGSANNDLPPEFGVVQDADRLDAIGAIGIARCFTFGGSRNRVLHDPNIQPQSDLSKEKYVKNDEQTTVNHFHEKLLKLKALMKTKAGRKRAERRHKYMEDFLAEFYEEWDGGA, from the exons ATGGGGTCAGTGGGATCATGGGAAGAGACGGTGAGAAAGGCAGAGAAGCTGGTAGAGGAAGCCATGAAAGACAATGATGCATCCCGCGACGCAGCTCACGTCTGGAGGGTCAGAGACctcgctctctctcttgccCGTGAAGAACAAGGCCTCTCCCTCCTCTCCTCCAATTCCAACACCATGCAAATT GTCGAACTTGCTGCACTTCTCCATGATATAG GTGATTATAAGTATTTGAg AGATCCCTCAGAGGAAAAAATTGTCGAAAACTTTCTTGACGAGGAGGGCATAGAAGAGAGTACCAAAATGAAGATTTTAAAGATCATTAAGGGAATGG GTTTCAAAGATGAGCTTGCAGGGTCAGCAAATAATGATCTTCCTCCAGAATTTGGGGTTGTACAAGATGCTGACCGTCTCGATGCAATTGGTGCTATTG GAATTGCTCGTTGCTTTACTTTTGGTGGAAGTAGAAACAGAGTGCTACATGATCCTAACATTCAGCCACAATCTGATTTATCTAAGGAAAAGTACGTGAAAAATGATGAGCAGACTACTGTGAATCACTTTCATGAGAAGCTTCTTAAGCTAAAGGCATTGATGAAAACAAAG GCTGGGCGAAAGAGAGCTGAGAGAAGGCACAAGTACATGGAGGATTTTCTTGCGGAGTTCTATGAAGAGTGGGATGGGGGAGCTTGA
- the LOC18793891 gene encoding endochitinase A has protein sequence MAMAGLVQKKTSTTTSTSTNTPSPSPSPSKPKTSCFLGCFGFSRKVSSSRLTTSRSKSSFPETDYIRSHHDRDHLHQQHQINKSNDIEMKTSTSSRRWYLISWSSWRFCANKSATKTVPIDASGTGTGKRQVKLSLKKTKSKSKSNSESGKLVSNAERTVSVTDAKPPGGSSQREDVLLLSTVSDPQQTQKPPPQTTSNTIILENRRRQLESSKDDTCQKRLSFRRKFDSLRSGGGRGGSQPGSPVKQEEKKPKSSGGRTASSAVMSHSESSPSQKRQSGRAANSALPHNKHSSSSSSSGSTVKAKADDDHQHQHQAVILMASNNNKKKKNSDPLVGMSIIVVTLIIMLFWGRLCAILCTCAWFYFLPRFTSSSAAATATATGTASIISDLDLNSEEYKKKVVLEGFLERNNHRNNNNI, from the exons ATGGCGATGGCGGGATTGgtccaaaagaaaaccagCACCACTACTAGTACTAGTACTAATActccatctccatctccatctccatcCAAACCCAAAACTAGTTGTTTCCTCGGTTGCTTCGGATTTTCCAGGAAAGTGAGCAGCAGCCGGCTTACAACTAGCAGATCAAAGTCGTCGTTCCCGGAAACCGATTATATCCGATCTCATCATGATCGTGATCATCTTCATCAACAACACCAAATTAATAAGTCTAATGATATCGAGATGAAAACGAGCACTAGTAGTCGACGCTGGTACTTGATTTCTTGGTCAAGCTGGAGGTTTTGCGCCAACAAGTCGGCCACGAAAACCGTCCCCATCGACGCCTCCGGTACGGGGACTGGCAAACGGCAAGTTAAATTAtctttgaagaaaacaaagtcaAAGTCAAAGTCAAACTCCGAGTCTGGTAAGCTCGTCTCCAACGCCGAACGTACAGTCTCGGTCACGGACGCAAAGCCGCCGGGTGGCTCAAGTCAGAGAGAGGATGTACTGCTGCTGTCTACAGTCTCAGACCCGCAGCAGACCCAAAAACCACCTCCACAG ACGACGAGCAACACGATCATCCTCGAAAACAGAAGGAGACAATTGGAGTCTTCCAAAGACGACACGTGTCAAAAGCGGTTGTCATTTCGCCGGAAATTTGATTCTCTAAGAtcgggaggaggaagaggaggaagccAACCCGGTTCACCAGTTAAGCAGGAGGAGAAGAAGCCCAAATCCAGTGGTGGTCGAACAGCCAGCAGCGCGGTGATGTCGCACTCGGAGTCTTCCCCCAGTCAGAAACGTCAGAGTGGACGGGCCGCCAATTCCGCTCTGCCACACAATAAACATtcctcctcatcctcatcctccGGGTCGACTGTGAAGGCGAAAGCAGATGATGATCATCAACATCAGCATCAGGCCGTGATATTAATGGCGagcaataataataagaagaagaagaattcgGACCCACTGGTAGGTATGTCCATTATTGTGGTGACGCTGATTATTATGTTATTTTGGGGCCGATTGTGCGCTATTCTGTGTACGTGCGCATGGTTTTATTTCCTCCCTCGCTTCACATCTTCTTCAGCTGCAGCCACTGCCACTGCCACTGGCACTGCTAGTATTATTTCGGACTTGGATTTGAATTCCGAGGAATACAAGAAGAAGGTGGTCTTAGAGGGATTCCTTGAAAGGAATAATCACcgcaataataataatatataa